The following are encoded in a window of Rissa tridactyla isolate bRisTri1 chromosome 3, bRisTri1.patW.cur.20221130, whole genome shotgun sequence genomic DNA:
- the FRMD1 gene encoding FERM domain-containing protein 1 isoform X1 codes for MSRALLAGRMQLESRNVCVFLPTREQLSLAVGVKATGQELFQQVCDLVKIKEPHFFGLSIVKNNEYVFIDLEQKLSKYFSKEWKKDTTKGTEKFSPPFVAFFRVQYYVENGRVISDKVARQLYYCHLKEQVLMSRCNHKEEIYFLLAAYSLQADLGNYREKVHAGKYFEPQAYFPQWIIAKRGSDYILKHAPEMHREQQGLSAKEAVLKFIKESCLLEDVPVHFYRLQKDKKEDRPTVILGLTLRGMHIYQEVNHVRQLLYDFPWSHIGKLAFLGKKFEIQPDGLPSARKLVYYTGCPFRSRHLLQLLSNSHRLFLNIQPVLKQIQKLEEAEEKKRYRESYISDTLDMDLDPCDKNSRGSGSSGGSRRDNRLSRQSTGSHGSSHTSGIEADSRHRVSVEMSVDEPFSIDRVHRKEKSCSSTISYGSSGIDSGSKGRAEDDSQDDELELAVDEPEEVPVDEPLEGDQLEEATVGESVESLPLDAASCQAINQESLSVVQVTLIKMRGQSVESLHQVRSPKSRSCTDQHSQSLDDIRLYKHRHPPLSATLSSDTSHSYTFGCSLEDKLSIYGCVYSTADCKTKSALYGKRSMNCLSLDLLGEDQLPEEFVV; via the exons ATGAGCCGGGCACTGCTGGCCGGCAGGATGCAGCTGGAGAGCCGAAACGTCTGTGTCTTCCTGCCCACCCGGGAGCAGCTCAGCCTGGCTGTCGGG GTCAAAGCCACTGGACAGGAGCTCTTTCAGCAAGTTTGTGATTTAGTGAAGATTAAAGAGCCTCACTTCTTTGGCCTCAGCATTGTTAAAA ATAATGAATATGTTTTTATAGACCTGGAGCAGAAGCTTAGCAAATACTTTTCAAAGGAATGGAAGAAAGACACCACCAAA ggaacagagaaattcagccctccttttgttgcgtTCTTTAGAGTACAATACTACGTAGAAAATGGAAGAGTAATAAG CGATAAGGTGGCCCGGCAGCTCTACTACTGCCATCTCAAAGAGCAAGTACTTATGTCTCGGTGCAACCACAAAGAAGAAATCTACTTCTTGCTGGCTGCCTACAGCTTACAGGCAGACTTGGGCAACTACAGGGAGAAGGTCCATGCTGGCAAATATTTTGAACCTCAGGCTTATTTCCCGCAATGG ATAATTGCAAAGAGGGGGAGCGACTACATCTTGAAACATGCCCCAGAGATGCACCGAGAACAGCAAGGGCTGAGCGCTAAGGAAGCGGTGCTGAAGTTCATTAAAGAGTCCTGCCTGCTGGAAGATGTGCCCGTCCACTTCTACAGGCTGCAGAAG GATAAGAAGGAGGATCGCCCCACGGTTATCCTGGGCCTGACCCTGAGAGGAATGCACATCTATCAG GAGGTGAATCACGTTCGCCAGCTCCTCTACGACTTTCCCTGGTCGCACATCGGGAAGCTGGCGTTTCTG GGCAAAAAATTTGAGATCCAGCCGGATGGTTTGCCCTCTGCACGGAAACTGGTTTACTACACGGGCTGCCCCTTCAGGTCGCGGCActtgctgcagctcctcagcaaCAGCCACCGGCTCTTTCTGAATATCCAGCCAGTGTTGAAGCAAATCCAAAAACTGGAGGAGGCTGAAG AGAAGAAGCGCTACCGGGAGTCCTATATCAGCGACACACTAGACATGGACCTGGACCCATGCGATAAGAACTCGCGTGGCAGTGGGAGCAGCGGGGGCAGCCGGAGGGATAACCGTCTCTCGCGCCAGTCCACAGGGAGTCACGGCAGCTCTCACACATCCGGCATCGAGGCTGACTCCAGGCACCGGGTGTCAGTGGAAATGTCAGTGGATGAGCCCTTCAGCATTGACCGGGTGCACAGGAAAGAGAAATCCTGCAGCTCAACCATCAGCTACGGTAGCTCTGGCATTGACAGTGGCAGCAAAGGGCGGGCTGAAGACGACTCTCAGGACGATG AGCTTGAGCTGGCAGTAGATGAGCCAGAGGAGGTGCCTGTAGATGAGCCTTTAGAGGGAGACCAGTTAGAGGAGGCCACTGTGGGAGAATCTGTTGAATCTCTTCCTCTAGATGCTGCTAGCTGCCAAG CTATAAATCAGGAATCGCTGTCTGTGGTGCAAGTCACTCTAATAAAAATGAGAGGTCAGAGTGTGGAATCCCTTCACCAG GTCAGATCACCCAAAAGCAGGAGCTGCACGGACCAGCACAGCCAGAGTTTAGATGACATCCGCCTTTACAAGCACCGGCACCCGCCACTAAGTGCCACGCTGTCTTCAGACACGTCCCACAGCTACACGTTTGGCTGCAGCCTGGAGGATAAGCTGTCCATCTATGGCTGCGTTTATTCCACAGCGGACTGCAAAACCAAGTCTGCCCTTTACGGGAAGCGATCCATGAACTGCCTCTCCTTGGATCTTCTGGGAGAGGACCAGCTCCCGGAGGAGTTTGTGGTGTAA
- the FRMD1 gene encoding FERM domain-containing protein 1 isoform X2: MSRALLAGRMQLESRNVCVFLPTREQLSLAVGVKATGQELFQQVCDLVKIKEPHFFGLSIVKNNEYVFIDLEQKLSKYFSKEWKKDTTKGTEKFSPPFVAFFRVQYYVENGRVISDKVARQLYYCHLKEQVLMSRCNHKEEIYFLLAAYSLQADLGNYREKVHAGKYFEPQAYFPQWIIAKRGSDYILKHAPEMHREQQGLSAKEAVLKFIKESCLLEDVPVHFYRLQKDKKEDRPTVILGLTLRGMHIYQEVNHVRQLLYDFPWSHIGKLAFLGKKFEIQPDGLPSARKLVYYTGCPFRSRHLLQLLSNSHRLFLNIQPVLKQIQKLEEAEEKKRYRESYISDTLDMDLDPCDKNSRGSGSSGGSRRDNRLSRQSTGSHGSSHTSGIEADSRHRVSVEMSVDEPFSIDRVHRKEKSCSSTISYGSSGIDSGSKGRAEDDSQDDAINQESLSVVQVTLIKMRGQSVESLHQVRSPKSRSCTDQHSQSLDDIRLYKHRHPPLSATLSSDTSHSYTFGCSLEDKLSIYGCVYSTADCKTKSALYGKRSMNCLSLDLLGEDQLPEEFVV, translated from the exons ATGAGCCGGGCACTGCTGGCCGGCAGGATGCAGCTGGAGAGCCGAAACGTCTGTGTCTTCCTGCCCACCCGGGAGCAGCTCAGCCTGGCTGTCGGG GTCAAAGCCACTGGACAGGAGCTCTTTCAGCAAGTTTGTGATTTAGTGAAGATTAAAGAGCCTCACTTCTTTGGCCTCAGCATTGTTAAAA ATAATGAATATGTTTTTATAGACCTGGAGCAGAAGCTTAGCAAATACTTTTCAAAGGAATGGAAGAAAGACACCACCAAA ggaacagagaaattcagccctccttttgttgcgtTCTTTAGAGTACAATACTACGTAGAAAATGGAAGAGTAATAAG CGATAAGGTGGCCCGGCAGCTCTACTACTGCCATCTCAAAGAGCAAGTACTTATGTCTCGGTGCAACCACAAAGAAGAAATCTACTTCTTGCTGGCTGCCTACAGCTTACAGGCAGACTTGGGCAACTACAGGGAGAAGGTCCATGCTGGCAAATATTTTGAACCTCAGGCTTATTTCCCGCAATGG ATAATTGCAAAGAGGGGGAGCGACTACATCTTGAAACATGCCCCAGAGATGCACCGAGAACAGCAAGGGCTGAGCGCTAAGGAAGCGGTGCTGAAGTTCATTAAAGAGTCCTGCCTGCTGGAAGATGTGCCCGTCCACTTCTACAGGCTGCAGAAG GATAAGAAGGAGGATCGCCCCACGGTTATCCTGGGCCTGACCCTGAGAGGAATGCACATCTATCAG GAGGTGAATCACGTTCGCCAGCTCCTCTACGACTTTCCCTGGTCGCACATCGGGAAGCTGGCGTTTCTG GGCAAAAAATTTGAGATCCAGCCGGATGGTTTGCCCTCTGCACGGAAACTGGTTTACTACACGGGCTGCCCCTTCAGGTCGCGGCActtgctgcagctcctcagcaaCAGCCACCGGCTCTTTCTGAATATCCAGCCAGTGTTGAAGCAAATCCAAAAACTGGAGGAGGCTGAAG AGAAGAAGCGCTACCGGGAGTCCTATATCAGCGACACACTAGACATGGACCTGGACCCATGCGATAAGAACTCGCGTGGCAGTGGGAGCAGCGGGGGCAGCCGGAGGGATAACCGTCTCTCGCGCCAGTCCACAGGGAGTCACGGCAGCTCTCACACATCCGGCATCGAGGCTGACTCCAGGCACCGGGTGTCAGTGGAAATGTCAGTGGATGAGCCCTTCAGCATTGACCGGGTGCACAGGAAAGAGAAATCCTGCAGCTCAACCATCAGCTACGGTAGCTCTGGCATTGACAGTGGCAGCAAAGGGCGGGCTGAAGACGACTCTCAGGACGATG CTATAAATCAGGAATCGCTGTCTGTGGTGCAAGTCACTCTAATAAAAATGAGAGGTCAGAGTGTGGAATCCCTTCACCAG GTCAGATCACCCAAAAGCAGGAGCTGCACGGACCAGCACAGCCAGAGTTTAGATGACATCCGCCTTTACAAGCACCGGCACCCGCCACTAAGTGCCACGCTGTCTTCAGACACGTCCCACAGCTACACGTTTGGCTGCAGCCTGGAGGATAAGCTGTCCATCTATGGCTGCGTTTATTCCACAGCGGACTGCAAAACCAAGTCTGCCCTTTACGGGAAGCGATCCATGAACTGCCTCTCCTTGGATCTTCTGGGAGAGGACCAGCTCCCGGAGGAGTTTGTGGTGTAA